The sequence below is a genomic window from Microbacterium sp. cx-55.
TCGTGGGTCGCTGCAGGCAACGGATGCGTTGGTCCCAGTCCCCACTCGTTTTCGGCGAGCGAGGCCAGGGCTCGGGCAGTGTTCGTGTCGGACGGCATCACAGGCTGTCGTTGACCCACTGGGGGCATGTACGCGTCGGAGCCGAGGCTGAGTCACGACAGTAAGCGGTGACAACCCCCAGCTCGTATGGATCGGGGCTCTCAGCCCCTGGGTTGCGTTCCTGGATGAGCTCGAAGTTGATCACCACATCGCCGTTGGGATCTTGATAGTACGCACCGTACAGGTAGCGCCCGTTGGGCTGGAGATAGCCCCCGGTGTTGATGCTGACGGTGTTTTCAATTGTTTGCTGCTCGACATTGTGGGTGTTCAGCGCGTGTAGGTACCCGAACGAGCCGGTGGATCCCTGGCGGAGGACCACCTTCTCGCCGGAGCCGTCAAGGGTGACGCTCAGGCAGCTGAATTCCGGTCGATTCGGATAGCTCGTGGTTCCCGCCGCGCATCCGTCGGCGAGCGCGACGGCATCGCTCACATCTGCAGTGGATGCAGAAGAGGAGCTACCGTACTTGGTCTGCATCACGGGGTCACTCGTGTAGGCGACCCACTCTCCGGCGGGCGCTTCAGATGGTGTGGGCGAAGTCGCTGCAGATGCGGGCGTGAACGACCACGAAGCAGCCACGAACAAAGCGACGACACCTGCTCCGACCTTCATCTTCGTTCTCATTCGCAATCTCCCTCGAGGTTTGACTCGGAATCGGAGTGAGCGACGTTACGGAACTCGCTTGAGAGCTGCAAGGGGTCGCGCCGATCGCGATCGCTCACCGCGCTGCCCGCTGCTGGGCTTCGCGGATCGGGCACATCGGACCCAATCGGCTGCGTTCGACACGAGGGACTCGGCCGGAGATTCAAGAGAACCCCATGAGTAGAAGCCACACGAGGGTTTCAGTTGCTCCCACGGGCGTCGACTCCGTGACCTCACGATTTTCAGTTGTATGCGCCGGGTTTGTGGGTGCCCACGAGTGCTCGTTTGCCGCGTGATTCCGCGGGAGTCGTGCTCGTTGGTGATGGCTGGTTCTCGATGGTTTCAACCGAGTTCCCGGCCCAGGACCGGCCCGGCGGCGAGGGTGTTGCTACGGCTCAAGCTCTTCAAGCTCTTCGGGCTCTTCGAGCTCGTACGGCAGATCGAACAAGTAGCTCGACAGTGCGATGGACCGAGCTCGCCGGTTGGCGAGGTCTGAGGCGGCGCGGGCGGCCGCCCGTCCGTATCCCCTGGCCTGGGCCACTGGGCCAGGCGCTTCAGGATCCTTTATATAGGCGTCGATGGCCGTTGAAAGCGAAGCAAGCTTCTGGGCGATGTCAGCGCGCGTTTTTCGGTCGAACGGTAGATCTGTGACGCGGTCCGCTAGGACGAGGAATAGCGAGTAGAAATCTGTCTTCTTTTTCCACCGGAGATCGGTCGGCCAGGAGAGGAGCTGTGATAGCTCCCCCAGGACAGCCGAGAAAGTCGAGACTGCGGTTTCGCGGTCCGGGAATTCTGACTCGAAGTTCCGATAGTACTTGTCAAGGTTAGATTTCTTATTCTGGAGGCCGTAGAGAAGCGAAACGGCGAGTTCGCTCACATACTCGATGTCGAGCATGCGGCGAATGTCGTTAGCGGTAAACACCCCTGAGGTAACCCAGAAGTCGTTACTCGAGAGCGACTCCATGGTCTTTATGAATTCGCCCCAGTAGGTGGAGTGTCGAAGCTCCTGAGCGTTGAGAGCGATGTTGTTCCTATTTAAGCGGCCGAAGATGTCACGAATTTCTGCATCGGCGAGCGAAGGAAGCTCACGAACGACAAACTTGTACTGGAAGACTTGCCTCCTCTGATCATCGGTGAGGTCATCGAAGTAGGAACCGGCAAGCGTGCCGGACTCGTCGCCAAGGGGTACATCGCCCGCAATAAATGTGAGGCACGCCCTGATTCGTTGTTGGCCGTCCACGACGATATAGGTTTCGTCTCCGTCAGCATCCACCCGCGTCTGCAAGTAGAGCTCCGGTACCGGATATCCGCGCAGGATCGTGTCCATCAACGCCGCCTGCTGTTTTTCCTGCCAGACGGGGTTTCTCTGGTACGGAGGCTTGAGTTCCAGCTCCTCCGCCTTGTGCCGCTTCCAGAACCAAGAGACTGTGTGGTGGGTCGCCTCCAGGAACCACTGATTCGACTGCTCAGGATTAGTCATTTTCGTTTACCTCGTTGATGCCGGTCGGGCCTTGGTTCTGGTCATCGAGCAGCTCACCTCGGAGCTTTTCAACGCCTCTTCGTTGGTAATCACGTAGCGAATCAAAATCGCGATAGATTCGCGCCTTGACGTCTCGGTCCATTGTGGGATGGACGCGAGCGACCCGTCCCAGCGCTGAGGCCCATTGGGGGCCAAAGGATAGATGCGCCAAGACCGTATCAGTGGCGATGGTGCCGTCGAAGACGAGGGATGAACGATGGTGTCTCCAGTGTCCACGTAGCTCTCGCGCTGTTTCTCCTCGCATTGCACGAATGTTTCGC
It includes:
- a CDS encoding GmrSD restriction endonuclease domain-containing protein, translating into MTNPEQSNQWFLEATHHTVSWFWKRHKAEELELKPPYQRNPVWQEKQQAALMDTILRGYPVPELYLQTRVDADGDETYIVVDGQQRIRACLTFIAGDVPLGDESGTLAGSYFDDLTDDQRRQVFQYKFVVRELPSLADAEIRDIFGRLNRNNIALNAQELRHSTYWGEFIKTMESLSSNDFWVTSGVFTANDIRRMLDIEYVSELAVSLLYGLQNKKSNLDKYYRNFESEFPDRETAVSTFSAVLGELSQLLSWPTDLRWKKKTDFYSLFLVLADRVTDLPFDRKTRADIAQKLASLSTAIDAYIKDPEAPGPVAQARGYGRAAARAASDLANRRARSIALSSYLFDLPYELEEPEELEELEP